The Mesotoga sp. BH458_6_3_2_1 genome has a window encoding:
- a CDS encoding histidine phosphatase family protein: MSEIYFLRHGQSQSNVENRFANGNDGYPLTDQGRRQAEKASAFLRSRAIRKVYTSPIHRAVQTAEIVCTKWGLTPVVIDEIREFSVGIFEGKRIAGQARELYVDLKKRWAAGEMDTRISGGESHREIIDRLWKGIEYALEGDEQEPVLMVSHGGLLSMALPYMCDNLDLTTFYEQEGVFIRNCSVTSVQTRTENSRISLSLMEWADDSYLDVSERSF, translated from the coding sequence ATGTCAGAGATTTATTTCTTGCGCCATGGGCAGAGTCAATCGAATGTTGAGAACCGTTTTGCGAATGGAAACGATGGTTATCCTCTGACAGATCAGGGGAGGAGACAGGCGGAAAAGGCATCCGCATTTCTGCGTTCCAGAGCGATCCGGAAGGTTTACACTTCACCGATTCACAGAGCTGTTCAGACGGCAGAGATTGTCTGCACAAAATGGGGACTCACGCCAGTTGTGATAGATGAAATCAGAGAATTCTCAGTAGGCATCTTCGAAGGAAAGAGAATTGCCGGACAGGCCAGGGAGTTGTACGTGGATCTGAAAAAGAGATGGGCTGCCGGGGAAATGGACACAAGAATCTCGGGAGGCGAAAGCCACCGCGAGATAATCGACAGGCTTTGGAAAGGTATTGAGTATGCTCTCGAAGGGGATGAACAGGAGCCAGTTCTCATGGTAAGCCACGGAGGGCTACTTTCCATGGCTCTTCCATACATGTGTGACAACCTGGATTTAACCACCTTCTATGAGCAAGAAGGTGTTTTCATAAGGAACTGCTCGGTTACTTCTGTACAAACTCGTACTGAGAATTCGAGAATTTCTCTCAGTCTTATGGAATGGGCAGACGACTCTTATCTTGATGTTTCCGAAAGGAGTTTTTAG
- a CDS encoding DtxR family transcriptional regulator, with translation MGISESLEDYLKSVYQIQIEKDFARVKDVVEILGVKTSSVISALKKLSENGLVDYEKYSYIKLTQAGLVQASLLFEKHNSLKTFLEEVLYIESRKADELAHGLEHHLNQELLTKMEAVTRFFAENPDLLKEMQGYIGEHERESQVTLDRQKSGKIYRVEAVRGDPELKRRLLSMGVLPGTDISLEAIAPLGDPIEIKVRGYRLSLRKEEAKAIVVEQI, from the coding sequence ATGGGTATTTCCGAGAGTCTTGAAGATTATCTGAAGTCTGTATATCAAATACAGATTGAGAAGGACTTTGCACGCGTAAAAGATGTAGTTGAAATTCTTGGAGTCAAGACTTCTTCAGTAATTTCTGCACTTAAGAAGCTTAGTGAGAATGGACTTGTTGACTACGAGAAGTACAGCTATATTAAGCTAACCCAGGCCGGGTTAGTGCAGGCAAGTTTATTGTTTGAGAAACACAATTCGCTTAAGACTTTCCTTGAAGAAGTTCTGTACATTGAATCTCGCAAAGCAGACGAACTTGCGCACGGTCTCGAGCATCATTTGAATCAGGAATTGCTGACTAAGATGGAAGCTGTGACGAGGTTCTTCGCAGAGAATCCCGATCTGCTTAAGGAGATGCAGGGTTATATAGGTGAACACGAAAGGGAGTCGCAGGTTACGCTTGACAGACAGAAGAGTGGAAAGATCTACAGGGTTGAGGCTGTTAGGGGAGATCCCGAGCTAAAAAGACGTCTCCTGAGCATGGGAGTGCTTCCAGGCACAGATATCTCACTTGAAGCAATTGCTCCGCTGGGAGACCCGATCGAGATAAAGGTGAGGGGTTATAGGTTGAGTCTTCGTAAGGAGGAGGCGAAGGCCATTGTCGTCGAGCAAATCTAA
- a CDS encoding ferrous iron transport protein A, with product MSSIRKGQCKIVDISRCEAQKSKLRSVGLIENAVVDVIRGSAEGMMMLLVGKSRMGLSHFLASKILVEPADERVCFVIGGEENNAPKGHVGRRRRYRCRTGW from the coding sequence ATGAGCAGTATTCGTAAAGGCCAATGCAAAATAGTTGACATTTCTAGATGTGAAGCGCAGAAATCTAAGCTTCGGAGCGTCGGCCTGATTGAAAACGCTGTTGTTGATGTCATTAGGGGCTCCGCAGAGGGGATGATGATGCTTCTCGTTGGAAAATCGCGCATGGGCCTCAGTCACTTTCTTGCCAGCAAGATATTGGTTGAACCAGCGGACGAAAGAGTCTGCTTCGTAATAGGAGGGGAGGAGAATAATGCACCTAAAGGGCACGTTGGTAGAAGAAGACGTTATAGATGTCGTACTGGCTGGTAA
- the feoB gene encoding ferrous iron transport protein B: protein MHLKGTLVEEDVIDVVLAGNPNVGKTAVFNALTGLHQKTGNWPGVTIEKKEGVFSCGSTKARVVDLPGIYGLNAFSLDERISRDYLVSSRPDLVLSIIDSTNLQRNLYLTLELIEMGVNVVVVLNMQDELEAQGISIDTEGMTRTLGSPVLLISALKRTGIQELKSEIIKNGKEGLPKTERKFHDQRIEEALRKIESLISLSEMGDKLNARWLSIKLIERDPEYRLILEKASAGIKSAVDQIISDLEKSVGDASVAIAQERYRSIQEIDANFVKKNTGRIDLTDRLDRVLTNKWLGIPIFFFLMWLTFQVTFAIGNFFLEQIEAGFEWLSESATALLVGNVPEIVVSLVSDGIIGGVGSVMVFVPNIFFLFLMIGILESSGYMSRAAFVMDRLMHKIGLHGKSFIPMIIGFGCTVPAIMATRTLESRKDRIITMLVSPFMSCSARLPIYLTFAAVFFSRRQGTVVFSIYVIGIVAAITMARIFKSTILKGETSPFVLELPPYRPPAMRETLRFAGTKSLMFLKRAGTVIFVVVIVIWALATFPAGVEYGSQESYAGMIGSTIAPLMSPMGFNNWESGVAVLMGGLAKEVVVGTYETLIGDGNLELTLREYFTPLSAYAFMLFTLLYMPCVAVFGAIWKEAGAKWALFTVVYTTLFAFFVASIVFQIGSLLLG from the coding sequence ATGCACCTAAAGGGCACGTTGGTAGAAGAAGACGTTATAGATGTCGTACTGGCTGGTAATCCAAACGTTGGAAAAACAGCCGTTTTCAATGCCTTGACAGGGTTGCATCAGAAGACAGGCAACTGGCCTGGAGTAACCATTGAGAAGAAGGAAGGAGTCTTTTCCTGCGGGAGCACTAAGGCAAGAGTGGTTGATCTTCCGGGGATCTACGGATTGAACGCCTTTTCACTAGATGAAAGAATCTCTCGTGACTATTTGGTATCCAGTAGGCCCGACCTAGTCCTCTCAATAATTGATAGTACAAATCTACAGAGAAATCTCTATCTGACTTTGGAACTCATCGAAATGGGAGTGAACGTTGTTGTGGTTTTGAATATGCAAGACGAGCTGGAGGCCCAGGGCATCTCGATTGATACGGAAGGCATGACCAGGACTCTCGGCTCTCCTGTCTTGTTGATTTCAGCGTTGAAACGCACCGGTATTCAGGAGCTGAAGAGCGAGATTATCAAGAATGGAAAAGAGGGTTTGCCAAAGACAGAGAGGAAATTTCACGATCAAAGAATTGAAGAGGCACTCAGAAAGATAGAGTCGCTGATTTCCCTTTCCGAAATGGGTGATAAGTTGAACGCCCGATGGTTGTCTATAAAATTGATTGAAAGAGACCCCGAGTACAGACTCATTCTTGAGAAAGCTTCAGCCGGAATAAAGAGCGCAGTTGATCAAATCATATCAGATCTCGAAAAATCTGTAGGAGACGCTTCCGTAGCGATAGCCCAGGAAAGGTACAGATCCATTCAGGAGATCGATGCCAACTTTGTGAAAAAAAACACCGGAAGAATCGACTTAACAGATAGACTGGATAGAGTACTCACAAACAAGTGGCTTGGAATTCCAATCTTCTTCTTTCTCATGTGGTTAACCTTCCAGGTAACGTTTGCGATCGGGAACTTCTTCCTTGAGCAGATAGAGGCAGGGTTCGAATGGCTCTCTGAATCGGCAACTGCCTTGCTTGTGGGGAACGTGCCGGAAATCGTAGTCTCTCTTGTCTCAGACGGTATTATCGGGGGCGTGGGAAGCGTCATGGTCTTCGTTCCGAACATCTTCTTTTTGTTTCTCATGATCGGAATTCTTGAATCGTCTGGATACATGTCCAGGGCCGCCTTTGTGATGGACAGATTGATGCACAAGATAGGTCTGCACGGCAAATCTTTCATACCTATGATAATCGGTTTCGGATGCACCGTTCCAGCAATCATGGCGACAAGAACACTGGAATCCAGGAAGGACAGGATAATAACAATGCTTGTCTCGCCGTTTATGTCATGTAGCGCGAGATTGCCGATCTATCTCACCTTCGCTGCAGTATTCTTCTCAAGGCGCCAGGGAACCGTGGTATTCAGTATCTATGTTATTGGAATTGTGGCAGCTATCACAATGGCCAGGATATTCAAGAGCACAATCCTTAAGGGAGAGACTTCGCCGTTTGTTCTGGAGCTTCCACCCTACAGACCGCCGGCAATGAGAGAAACCCTAAGATTCGCGGGAACCAAGAGCCTCATGTTCCTCAAGAGAGCCGGTACAGTGATCTTCGTCGTAGTTATTGTAATATGGGCCCTGGCCACCTTTCCTGCTGGAGTTGAGTATGGTTCACAAGAAAGCTATGCCGGCATGATCGGGTCAACCATAGCGCCACTGATGAGTCCAATGGGATTCAATAACTGGGAGAGTGGGGTTGCGGTACTTATGGGTGGTCTTGCAAAGGAGGTTGTGGTCGGAACTTATGAGACGCTGATCGGGGATGGCAATCTGGAATTGACCTTGCGCGAGTATTTCACTCCACTTTCTGCCTACGCCTTCATGCTCTTTACATTGCTATACATGCCATGCGTTGCTGTCTTTGGAGCAATCTGGAAAGAAGCTGGCGCCAAATGGGCCTTGTTCACAGTTGTTTACACAACGCTATTCGCATTCTTTGTCGCTTCGATTGTTTTTCAGATAGGCAGTTTGCTTCTTGGGTGA
- a CDS encoding type II secretion system protein, with the protein MIVNRPARKQGFSLVEVVLSLVIVTVIIAAVLPALTKSMQLANKNRHLTTELSRVQKSLEEEYFVPERSGSYSIVLNLDGQNIVLSGELVSKEFAENKKIDIFLRER; encoded by the coding sequence GTGATTGTAAATCGCCCGGCAAGAAAGCAAGGATTCTCACTTGTTGAGGTGGTGTTGAGTCTAGTAATAGTTACGGTGATCATTGCTGCCGTCCTGCCAGCTCTGACCAAAAGCATGCAACTGGCAAACAAGAATCGACATCTGACCACAGAGCTGTCAAGAGTTCAGAAAAGTCTTGAAGAGGAGTACTTCGTTCCTGAAAGGAGCGGATCGTATTCGATAGTGCTTAATCTAGATGGTCAGAATATTGTACTTTCCGGTGAACTCGTGTCGAAGGAGTTCGCTGAGAACAAGAAGATCGATATCTTTCTAAGAGAGAGGTAG
- a CDS encoding PilW family protein — MNRRRGLTLTELLVVILTSSIIAAIALSVFSAAWRVYMTSQALSSLGKNLRTAAERISEELRWATSLEFSSSPEGEDWITIILEEGSIKRYRGTTESRSGEHNLSDASDVLVTDLAFELKTLQDDRVIMDISLSGSSTLNSKIGESVSTSVVIFNVRDYSGSGSSISYRK, encoded by the coding sequence GTGAATAGAAGAAGAGGACTAACACTTACAGAGTTACTGGTTGTTATTCTAACATCAAGCATCATAGCTGCAATCGCTTTGTCCGTCTTTTCTGCGGCATGGAGAGTATACATGACATCTCAGGCCTTATCGTCACTGGGAAAGAATCTCAGGACCGCCGCGGAAAGAATATCTGAAGAGTTGCGATGGGCCACTTCGCTTGAGTTTTCCAGTTCTCCGGAGGGAGAAGATTGGATTACCATAATTCTTGAAGAAGGGTCAATAAAGAGATATAGAGGAACAACGGAAAGCCGGTCAGGCGAGCACAACTTAAGCGATGCTTCCGACGTGCTGGTAACAGACCTCGCCTTCGAGCTGAAAACATTGCAGGACGATAGGGTAATAATGGATATCTCGCTTTCCGGCTCAAGTACCTTGAACAGCAAGATCGGTGAAAGTGTTAGTACCTCAGTAGTGATCTTCAACGTTCGCGATTATTCAGGAAGCGGCTCTTCGATTAGTTACCGCAAATGA
- a CDS encoding LexA family transcriptional regulator — protein MESVLMGSGHSSVIESDTVDFSFTVKGYSMFSELLDGDIFFVLKRPVARNGQILVVRISGQGGVIKYFHKRSDMVILSSENPEYKPIRVDRNGR, from the coding sequence ATGGAGTCTGTACTCATGGGTTCGGGCCACTCTTCAGTCATTGAGAGTGATACAGTGGACTTTTCCTTTACTGTAAAAGGATACAGCATGTTCTCTGAACTGCTTGACGGTGACATTTTCTTCGTTCTAAAACGGCCGGTCGCCAGGAATGGCCAGATCTTGGTTGTGAGAATAAGCGGCCAGGGAGGCGTCATAAAATACTTCCACAAGAGATCTGACATGGTAATTCTTTCCTCTGAGAACCCTGAATACAAACCTATTAGGGTAGATAGAAATGGACGGTAG
- a CDS encoding NACHT domain-containing NTPase has translation MSIVGWTRFWVEKDKPYYTESTGFLANPKGFSGSLWNAHLKAMEDLDQYSCLILLGEPGMGKTTEMKRYRRKLESSGEKVIWIDNQLSLENLASELRDSGHDLDRNVTVFVDSLDEYSCGIVQSVKVIRDCIINTVKLSRKVSFILACRTGDWSDILGSSLSEPYEKLDGTHDKEIRIYELTVLSLEDVHNLINECDVDEKGFLQVAKANDLWSFLIRPLTLVMLVEQYRRSNMEAFQKGRMGLFEASCRKLCEIPEEGASAERRMAIASRIAFFTEFSGRGIIVDESEIALRNNMVSVSQLAGTCETKRGDVFNATEAQIKEVLKTALFSVSHEGTIWSHSSYAEFLAASFIVSRKLSEMQLRSLITHNCRPKDLVPRLKETIAWIATERDEIFDYLLEISPLTLLSSDLSVIEDRKKRILVTKLLELYDKEIYIERITDLSGNLRYAGIENDLLDYINNKEKNIPSRVLALRIAESCRTFAIEDEIMNVLLDEKEHISVRKYAASFFIYSQNMDQKTKLLPFVLEDIPTDKDDEIKGLCMYALWPKHISVSELLSSITPKKDKRLIGAYDAFIETVLFEKIDRSLSIEALDWYVKHFSDDYYPNYLLPKLLSRVTEESIYYEKMAAKIASLIVLLYGSKSSLINEEAFNAFRTKLHRNHEMLLDVFKNIAMAEEEDGLLIRTILRFVLDEESVYNELLKLPEIDERPQVSQTLRKRLTQIREHNSDKPMCISHGPEEPSLTQQAKKIIRENASQEIRTLIDLLVRRNGSNTLWDLWERQILSDLSEEERDDFIRTIKEFVLGSSCVSRKGSRASEFTVDDFAVMFSLLNLEMLDSNWLTENSNILKKHIDVILSFPAVGENSRFLLKNLVKIVMDLFTEESLKILERMILEQTSEDQWFDLSRFSELNIEGISGLLFEASKNMDLSDRFRRNAIEFLLNEDKNRAIEFIYDQISNAGMDELPIPLPDLCLLLLEHSEGKEWDRVWEIVETNQQQKEFLITIARDNDRYRILNQIECHQLEYLYKSLLKSFPKLLNSDFDDGVYTTHNHLLQLKYDIEKCLEELASFEAVETLERLSKEYPTLKWRYSSAYDLALKNNWIPAKIDTLTALIENQKRRIVRNSDEFLAVVLEALDELNKALVSVSLPCAIDLWNECKVDSATKYGPKDEDRVSDYVTRFLRSYLSERSIVINREVQIRRDDTRQFADIYLTAVEEITSRMSCKIELVIEVKGNWNQQIDEAMERQLLDEYMKKNSVYRGIYLVSWFNFENWDKEDYRRSDALRKNKNKEQALEKYKEQAISISDDAFKVEPYILDISLGGTHD, from the coding sequence TTGAGTATTGTTGGCTGGACTCGTTTCTGGGTGGAGAAAGACAAACCATATTACACTGAGAGCACAGGTTTTCTAGCTAATCCCAAAGGGTTCTCTGGAAGCTTATGGAACGCCCATTTGAAAGCGATGGAAGATCTTGATCAGTATTCGTGTTTGATCCTGCTTGGCGAGCCCGGTATGGGAAAAACAACTGAGATGAAGCGCTACAGAAGAAAACTGGAATCCTCTGGAGAGAAAGTGATATGGATAGACAATCAACTCTCACTGGAGAATCTAGCAAGCGAGCTGAGGGATTCCGGACATGATTTAGATAGGAATGTGACTGTTTTTGTAGACTCTTTGGATGAATACTCTTGCGGGATTGTTCAGAGCGTTAAAGTTATTCGAGATTGCATCATTAACACCGTGAAGCTTTCCCGAAAGGTGTCTTTCATCCTGGCATGTAGAACTGGGGATTGGTCCGATATTCTCGGCAGTAGTCTTTCTGAGCCGTATGAAAAGCTAGATGGTACTCATGACAAGGAAATAAGGATCTATGAATTGACAGTACTGAGTCTCGAAGATGTTCATAACCTGATCAACGAGTGTGATGTGGATGAGAAAGGATTTCTTCAGGTTGCAAAAGCTAACGATCTCTGGTCTTTCCTGATCAGACCTCTGACTTTGGTAATGCTAGTTGAACAGTACAGAAGAAGCAACATGGAGGCCTTCCAGAAAGGAAGGATGGGGCTGTTCGAAGCGAGCTGCAGAAAGCTATGCGAAATTCCTGAAGAAGGAGCGAGCGCTGAGAGAAGAATGGCCATCGCTAGTAGAATCGCTTTCTTCACTGAGTTTTCAGGACGCGGAATCATTGTCGATGAGAGCGAAATTGCGTTGAGAAACAACATGGTCAGTGTATCTCAGTTAGCTGGAACTTGTGAGACCAAGAGAGGAGATGTTTTCAATGCCACGGAAGCCCAGATCAAAGAAGTCTTGAAGACCGCTCTTTTCTCAGTGTCGCATGAAGGAACGATTTGGTCACACAGCTCTTACGCCGAATTCTTGGCTGCTTCTTTCATAGTCAGCAGGAAGCTCAGTGAAATGCAGTTGCGTTCTCTCATAACGCACAACTGCAGACCGAAAGATCTAGTTCCTCGACTCAAGGAGACTATCGCTTGGATCGCGACAGAACGTGACGAAATCTTCGACTACCTCCTGGAAATATCTCCACTTACTCTGCTTAGCAGCGATTTATCAGTTATTGAGGATCGCAAGAAAAGGATTTTGGTAACTAAGCTTCTTGAACTGTATGACAAAGAAATCTATATTGAGAGGATAACCGATCTCTCAGGCAACTTGAGGTACGCGGGCATAGAAAATGACTTACTCGATTACATCAACAACAAAGAGAAGAACATCCCTTCGAGAGTTCTCGCTTTGAGAATCGCTGAGTCATGCAGGACTTTTGCTATTGAAGACGAGATAATGAACGTTTTGTTGGACGAAAAGGAGCACATCAGCGTTAGAAAGTACGCCGCTTCCTTTTTCATATACTCCCAAAATATGGATCAGAAAACAAAACTTCTTCCCTTTGTTCTGGAGGACATTCCAACCGACAAAGATGATGAGATCAAGGGGCTCTGTATGTACGCTCTTTGGCCAAAACACATTTCAGTAAGCGAGCTTCTTTCGAGCATCACACCTAAGAAAGACAAGCGGCTTATTGGGGCTTACGACGCGTTTATCGAAACAGTTCTGTTTGAGAAGATAGACAGAAGTTTATCAATAGAAGCGTTAGACTGGTATGTTAAGCACTTCTCCGATGATTATTACCCCAACTACCTTTTGCCAAAGCTGCTCTCGAGAGTCACTGAAGAAAGCATCTATTATGAGAAAATGGCAGCGAAAATTGCTTCCCTGATCGTCCTCCTCTACGGAAGCAAAAGCTCACTCATCAATGAGGAAGCGTTTAATGCTTTTCGGACAAAGCTCCATCGGAATCATGAGATGCTTCTAGACGTGTTCAAGAACATCGCCATGGCTGAGGAAGAAGACGGTCTTCTCATAAGGACTATTCTACGGTTCGTTCTGGATGAGGAAAGCGTCTACAACGAGCTTCTGAAATTACCGGAGATTGATGAAAGACCACAAGTCTCTCAAACTCTACGTAAGCGGTTAACGCAAATACGTGAACACAATTCAGACAAACCGATGTGCATTAGCCACGGACCAGAAGAACCCTCGCTCACTCAACAAGCGAAGAAGATAATTCGCGAAAACGCAAGCCAAGAAATCCGAACTCTTATTGATCTGCTGGTTCGAAGAAATGGCTCAAATACCTTATGGGATCTCTGGGAGCGACAAATACTGAGTGACCTTTCCGAAGAGGAAAGAGACGACTTCATTAGGACCATTAAGGAGTTCGTTTTGGGTTCATCCTGTGTTTCTAGAAAGGGCTCAAGAGCATCAGAATTCACTGTAGATGACTTCGCTGTTATGTTTTCGCTTCTAAATCTGGAGATGCTTGACAGTAATTGGTTGACAGAGAACTCGAATATTCTGAAGAAACACATTGATGTCATACTGAGTTTCCCGGCTGTTGGAGAGAATTCGCGATTTTTGCTGAAGAATCTTGTAAAGATAGTCATGGACTTGTTTACCGAAGAATCGTTGAAGATTCTTGAACGAATGATCCTGGAGCAGACTTCTGAAGATCAATGGTTTGATCTTTCAAGATTCAGCGAACTCAACATCGAGGGGATCTCCGGGCTGCTATTTGAAGCCTCAAAGAACATGGACCTTTCAGATCGATTTAGGAGAAATGCCATAGAGTTTCTTCTGAATGAGGACAAGAATAGGGCGATAGAGTTCATCTACGATCAAATTAGCAACGCGGGGATGGATGAATTGCCAATACCCTTACCGGATCTATGCCTATTACTTTTGGAACACTCTGAGGGCAAAGAATGGGACAGAGTGTGGGAGATTGTTGAGACAAACCAGCAGCAAAAAGAGTTCTTAATCACCATTGCTAGAGACAATGACAGATATAGGATACTCAATCAGATCGAATGTCATCAACTGGAATATTTGTACAAATCTCTCCTTAAGAGCTTTCCAAAGTTACTGAATTCTGACTTCGATGATGGTGTGTACACAACACATAATCATCTGCTTCAGCTGAAATATGATATCGAAAAGTGCTTGGAGGAACTCGCTTCTTTTGAAGCGGTCGAAACTCTAGAAAGGCTTTCGAAAGAATATCCGACTCTCAAATGGCGATACTCCAGCGCATATGATCTGGCTTTGAAGAATAACTGGATTCCAGCGAAAATCGATACGTTGACTGCTCTGATCGAGAACCAGAAAAGACGAATCGTTAGAAACAGCGATGAGTTTCTTGCCGTTGTCCTCGAAGCGCTTGATGAGCTAAACAAAGCTTTAGTTAGCGTATCTTTACCCTGCGCAATTGATCTGTGGAATGAATGCAAAGTAGATAGTGCAACAAAGTACGGGCCAAAAGATGAGGATAGGGTTTCAGATTATGTCACCCGGTTTCTTCGGTCGTATCTTAGTGAGAGGAGCATAGTGATTAACCGAGAGGTTCAGATAAGGCGGGACGACACGAGGCAATTCGCGGATATTTATCTTACAGCTGTAGAAGAGATCACTTCAAGAATGAGCTGCAAGATCGAGCTTGTGATCGAGGTGAAGGGGAACTGGAATCAACAAATCGATGAAGCCATGGAACGGCAACTGCTGGATGAGTACATGAAAAAGAATTCCGTTTACAGAGGGATATATTTGGTGAGTTGGTTCAATTTCGAGAACTGGGACAAGGAAGATTATAGACGTTCTGATGCATTACGGAAGAATAAGAATAAGGAACAAGCTTTGGAGAAGTATAAAGAACAGGCGATCAGCATTTCGGATGATGCTTTCAAAGTAGAACCGTACATACTTGATATTTCTCTTGGGGGGACACATGATTAG
- a CDS encoding HD-GYP domain-containing protein, which produces MRGFDELRYIRPTLVIFILLVTILLMMLPYHVFQNEAISYTQEIYSGIFETSVENLATTLSKGYFQWHGMYYAVVSGDDAFIEEMLQEVRQEFPAVKSARLIDRPPEIPVMNTHKLSTVNQELYLYFNIFDNNMEKEIPGKVALVSIDKDALLSEMHLAERITFSPDGSKGFAYGLRTEIRGYDLMKWMVVHSLIAGIIGVLLMMEVLTLGLSGYYEMHGLQEIMYLWETGDPYTGFHSKNVAIIAGLVGKRLGLSRKKVRELVNGATLHDIGKVGISSRILRKHGPLDEIEMEVIRNHPTHGKDILEHFKYLKKFIPYAYMHHEREDGSGYPNGLKTDKIPLEAKIIAVADVFEALTADRPYREAYSFAQAVVMMTEMPLDQGIVSALIEILPDLENALCGRTPEKCWERS; this is translated from the coding sequence ATGAGAGGATTTGATGAGCTTAGATACATCCGGCCTACTCTGGTTATATTCATTTTGTTAGTTACGATTCTTCTAATGATGTTGCCGTATCACGTCTTTCAGAACGAAGCGATAAGCTACACTCAGGAGATTTACTCGGGAATCTTCGAGACATCTGTCGAGAATCTTGCAACCACACTTTCCAAGGGGTATTTCCAATGGCATGGGATGTACTATGCTGTGGTATCTGGTGACGATGCGTTCATTGAAGAAATGCTTCAGGAAGTGCGGCAAGAGTTTCCAGCGGTAAAATCCGCCAGGCTCATAGACAGGCCCCCAGAAATACCCGTTATGAATACTCACAAACTGTCGACTGTGAATCAGGAGCTCTATCTCTACTTCAACATATTTGATAACAACATGGAGAAAGAAATCCCCGGTAAGGTCGCTCTAGTGAGCATTGATAAGGATGCCCTCCTTTCAGAGATGCATCTGGCAGAGAGAATCACCTTTTCACCGGACGGATCAAAGGGCTTCGCATATGGCCTAAGGACTGAAATAAGAGGATATGATCTAATGAAGTGGATGGTAGTCCACTCTCTGATTGCTGGAATAATCGGCGTATTGCTCATGATGGAAGTGCTCACTCTTGGACTTTCCGGATACTATGAAATGCACGGTCTTCAAGAGATTATGTATTTATGGGAAACAGGTGATCCATATACCGGATTTCACTCGAAGAATGTGGCAATAATCGCCGGACTGGTGGGGAAGAGACTTGGCTTGAGCAGAAAGAAGGTTAGGGAGCTCGTTAACGGAGCAACGCTGCATGACATTGGCAAAGTCGGTATTTCATCTAGGATACTGAGGAAGCACGGTCCTCTAGATGAGATTGAAATGGAGGTTATTCGCAATCATCCTACGCATGGAAAAGACATCCTCGAACACTTCAAATATCTGAAGAAGTTCATTCCTTACGCTTATATGCACCACGAAAGAGAAGACGGTTCTGGTTATCCAAACGGACTGAAGACGGACAAGATACCGCTTGAGGCTAAGATCATTGCCGTGGCCGATGTCTTCGAAGCCCTCACGGCTGACAGACCTTACCGAGAAGCTTACTCCTTTGCGCAAGCTGTCGTCATGATGACTGAAATGCCACTTGACCAGGGCATAGTATCTGCTCTGATAGAGATCCTTCCTGACCTTGAGAATGCACTTTGCGGGAGAACCCCGGAGAAGTGCTGGGAGAGGTCGTGA
- a CDS encoding four helix bundle protein, whose translation MNLFGRFRELDLWKCSMELVVEVYTLTRKLPEHERFGLVSQMQRAAVSVPSNIAEGYGREHTKELIKFLYVSRGSLMELSTQMEISVKLGYLSEGDLKQFESLSNRVHKLLNGLIFSLKKTVK comes from the coding sequence ATGAACTTGTTCGGCAGATTCAGAGAACTCGATTTGTGGAAGTGTTCTATGGAACTTGTGGTTGAAGTCTATACTTTGACTAGAAAGCTCCCAGAGCACGAGAGATTCGGTCTTGTTTCACAGATGCAGAGGGCTGCTGTTTCAGTACCATCAAACATTGCAGAGGGATATGGCAGAGAACACACTAAAGAGTTGATCAAGTTTCTTTACGTTTCCCGCGGTTCCCTCATGGAACTTTCCACTCAGATGGAGATAAGTGTGAAACTTGGTTACCTGTCTGAAGGTGATCTCAAACAGTTCGAATCCCTGTCGAACAGAGTCCACAAGCTCTTGAATGGACTTATCTTCTCTTTGAAGAAGACCGTTAAGTAA